Below is a window of Poecile atricapillus isolate bPoeAtr1 chromosome 2, bPoeAtr1.hap1, whole genome shotgun sequence DNA.
TCAGTTGGCCTTTGAGTGACCCATTCCATCAGGTCAGCAGCCACCTGTCCCACTGAAGAAACCACTTTCAGTTGCAGCTCACTAGCTGCAAACATCCAAGCCTCTTCAACAAACCAGAAGAAAGCCTACTGGGTAGCACTGCTTTTAACACACAGTGCTGACCTCAGCAGTGTATTTCATCTAAACAAATTTTACCCAAacaacagaatcacagaatgggtcagcttgaagggaccacagtggatCACCTGCTCCAATTTCCCTgttcaagcagggtcatcctagagcaaATAGCACGCGACTGTGTCCAGACAgctcttgaatatctccaatgaaggagactccacaacctctctggtcAACTTCTACCAAGGCACAGTCACTCCCACAATACAGAAgatcttcctcatattcaggtggaacttcctgtgcatcagtttctacCCATCGCTATTGCTGAACTATTGTTGTTGCTgagcaccactgagaagagcctgacTCCATCTTCCCGGCACCCCCCTTCCAGATATTCATTCACATCAGCGAGGTCCCCTCTGTCATCTCTCCTCGAGGCTggacaggcccagctccctcacctCGTCCTTTTAAGATCCTGATCCTCGCCGCCCCCAGACGACCTCTGCTCTGCGCTCCCTGGCAAAGGCCGTCGTGTCACCCGttcccaccaccaccacccttGCAGCAAACCTACGCCTGCCATCCAGCTGGAGGAGACACTGGCATGCCGTGGCCAGTAAGGAGTGATGGTGGCAGGACGGCAGGAGCTGGGACGGGCCCCAGGCGGAgcgggggccgggctgtgccccgCCGAGGCCGCCCCCGCTCTCCCCCACCGCCGGTGCGGCCGCGGCCCGCCCGCCCCACAGCGCCCCGTGCCGCTccgggccgggcggggatgGCGGGCAGCGGGGCGGGGAAGGTCCGGGAGCGGCCCCCTCGGCCGGAGATGCGCCCCCCGCCCGCTGCCCCTGGCGCTTACTGTAAGTGACGGTGACGGTCACCGGGGCTCCGGGCGCCGCCATCTCGCCCCGCCACAGGAACCGTCGGCGGCGCTGCCGGGGCGCGCCCGGAGCGCGTCACTTCCGCAGCAGGAAAACGGGAATGCCGCCTTCCCGGGCCGCCCTCGCAGCGGCACCGCCGAGCGGCTCCCGGCGGCAGCGCGGACGCGGCCGAGGCACGTCTGGAGGGAACGGGACCTCttcttccccatcccaaaccaggcGAACCCTGTGCACATGACGCTGATAACCTCCCCCCGCCCTTCGCACGGAATTAATCGCCAAAAAACGGCACACAAAGGGTTCTGCTAATCTACGTGATTTTATGTCTCCACGGAATACATAAAGTTAATGATAACCCGAGCAGTTTTCAAGAAGGTTACAAGTACAATCGCATAAAAGTCTCAAGACTGCGGtagtttaaaaattgctttcagtTCTTTTATCAAACAGGCGTAGTAATAAGGGAACTATTTTACAGAGAGTAAGCAGCAATGTATATTCTTAGtctcaagaaagaaaacataataCAAAGTCAAAATAAATCTCAGCTATCAACAGCCACCACTAGTCTTCACGTTTTACTTTGTCCATAAGATACGGAAATCAAAACCTAGCAGACTGACTGCATCCACTgaagggaactgggatgaaTTTTCCATTAACAGAAGTCAGTAGTAGAACAACTTTCTCCAAAGAAAGAACACCACCAGCCATTCATATTGCATTCTAGGATGTAGTGATATTAAGGTTACACTGGAAGGACAAGTTCtccagaattattttaaaataaaaaaagattcTTAATACAATTTGAAAAGTATAGTTCATTGTAtccattttgcttttgaaacaTTTATGTTGCAGGAATCTTTGGCAACCCGAATTCATCCACCAATACGCCATCctgtaggaaagaaaaagaagtgatgGGTTAGCAAGTCTCCAGCAACCAGAAATTTCACAGAAGCTTCCTAACTACTTCTATGAAGTGTCTGTATCTGCAATTGCCACTGTGTGACAGCTGGAATCAAAACAAGAGCATCAGTGTTCTTCCTCATTATGAAGCTCTATTAATGCCCCAAAAGCAAACATACAGAAgctttttttatggttttaagACGAGAGCTGTAATGGTACACTTAAATTCTACTGGCAGTCTGACAGTGACTATAGTAGTGACAAAATGTCATTCTAGTGATTTTCAACACAGTTAAGAAGCATTCAGAGTATACTGTACACTGTATTCTCAAATTCTCTGTATTTAGCATCCATACATCTAATACATTAAGCACACTTTTTTGTTCAAAATATTAAGGATCCCAAATATCAAACAACCAACACCAATGTGGTTAatctaaaccaaacaaaaatgtattttgctgttAGAGAGGACTCTACAAGGACTCACTTTGTTTTTTGTGTCCGTAGGAGTGACCTCTGGGATTGCTGGAGCGGATGCAGCTTCATCTAAGTAGGAATTGTCTTCATCAGCTAAAAGCTCATCACCTAACGCATCCAgttctgaaattaaattatgttGGTTGAAATATCATGCAAGAAGCTCCTTTTGCAAGAGGAAAGCTGCTCTTACAGACTCAGGATTTATACTGAACACTTACATTCAGATTCAGCATCAGTCATCAGTCAGAAATAAACACAGACACTGGAGAGAACCTTATTCCCTGCCTTGTAACATTCCATTGGTATCTCATGTTTGTCTATGCTCTTGTGACTTCTCTTAaaggaaatgcagctttaatgtttaaaaaaagctaccaaagctttttaaaacatatttacagcATTTGaccaaggaaataaaacaatcaCTATATGACAGTATGATGATTTTTATATTCCATAATATAAAAGAATCATCTTCCCCCTTCCTAACCTGCTTCCAAATCATCTTCATCAATCTCTGGTGTTCCATAGCTACGACTCAGTGCCTCCTGGACTTCATTGGCTTCCTCCATCATATCTTCCAATTGATCTTGTATGTCCTGAAGCAAGAATAATTTTCAATTGGTCCATATTTAGTCGAATTCAGTTTAGCAATGCCAACATACAAGTCTTTTAATACATAAACCATTTTTTGGAAGCAGTATTAATACAAGTCAAGACACACATTCAGGACAGGAGTACTTGAAAAGCAGATAAGGTATAAAATTTAGACAAATCTACCATCTGGAAAATAAGCACTAACCTTAGTTGTGCCAGGAAAAATTTAGAGGATACATTAGCATATTTACTAGCACTGTACTTGAGTACAGGTAAGGAAACAATATTTGCCTAAAGATTAACAATGCAGGGCATttacagaagacagaaaaggaaacagaactTAAAGGAATTCACCACTGGCACTGGGTAAGACCTTAAGTAGCAGCATACTTGAAATTATATTTAGAGATCTTGTAGGAGattttttatgcattttctgAAGTCAGAGCCAGCCCTTGCTGATATTTGGCTAGTGGTTTGATTTGttgctgctttttgttgttgtttggatgttggggttttttttgtttaggttttgttctttttcaggCACTACCTTGAACTGGGAGGGGGGTAAAGGACTAATCTGTACGTTAGTAgcataggaataaaaaaaaggacaaaaaaagccATAGCAGGAAGTATCCACTAACATTTATACTGAAGTGCAAGGGGAGGAGAGACTAAAGATTAGCTCAGCAAGGAAACAATAATCACTACAATCAAGGCAAACCACTGTTTGTGCAGTACcagaaaaatcaggaagaaattagGATGGTCCCATAAAAAAGACAGACAAACTCATGTGAAGAAAAATAGTCATTTTGCCTCCAAGTTCATAGTCCACTCACCATTATTTCAGTATACTATTTTTGCTCTTTCACTATTTAAACTATAAAAGCTCACCTCAATTTGATCAATCTTGACTTGCTTGTAagctttcttcatttctttcacCCCCAGTTTCATTGCATCCACCTAGAAGAGTCAAATATCATGCTTGTATCTGATATAGCACAgattaaacaaattaaacaagTGTGAGATAAACAAACTGGTACCGTTGTCTTTGTATCCTTCAGTGCCTGAATAGTGTAATTAGCTTGTTCCATATTAAAAGACTGCTGTGACAGATTATCCCTCTGTTGTTCAtacctgtttaaaaaaaaaaggcaaataatgGCTTTAAAACACTACAATATTTATTACCACAAATGCTCCTAATTTTTTAGGAATTGAAAAACCAGCAACAGTAGTCTAAAGATAGGAACAAATTTGTGtgtgggggggtttttttttcacttactaTACACAACTGGAGAATAAACAGCTTCATAAAAATCTGGCCATTATGCATTTCTGTGTACTTGAAGCCAACAAAGCTATTCCTGAACTAAGCTTTGTTTTAACTGACAGCAACACCACATTTGCCTAGATTGACATAGTAGGTGAGGATACAGCAAAAGTTTAATCACCATAAGGTAGACATGCATGCCATGCTCACTAATGCTGCAAAGATAATGGAAGAGTTGGCAGATTATCCAAACCACAGTGGCTCCACACTGGAGTTTTTCAGGGTAGGGAGGAGGATAGGATACCAACAGGAAACCTTTAAGACTAACCACAGGGAAAAGAGagactttaaaaattaagaaatcatCTTTCTCAAAGCTTAACTTGTATCAAATCAAGAATGTAAAATATGTTAAGTTAATCAAAAGaacaaaagcataaaaatgaaCCATGATTCCTTCTAATGTGGAAAGCAGGAGGTCTGAAGGATGAGGATCCACATGCAAAACTTTCTGGACACTAATGACTTCACCTATCACTGTTGCacaagaacagaaagaaatgaCTGAGGGATATGACAGTAGCCTATTATGAGGGGCCCAGTAATCCCACCAAGGAAGATTAGCTGGCAGCATAGtcaaaaaccaaggaaaaaaaaccctaaaagcCAGAATCAAGCAGTCCTCCTCACAACATCTAACAAAAGTACCACACCTCTTGTCATATGATATTTTGGATTGTGAGAGTTTACTAATACTTAACAAGTAATTGAGTGAGTCCATAAAGGTACAATTCATCTGAGGGATGTGAAATACAAGATGATGTGAGCTTTGGCTCAGGCAGCTTTCAAAATTTGCATTTCACGGACTATGAGATATTCCAGTGAAATACTCCTGAACACTTCCCATGTTCTGATATTCTTTCCTTTGGATCTCTTGCTGGACTCTTTCAAGACAGTACACTAGACAAAACCAGACCACAGGGTCACCTACCCTGTCCATTTGGGAGTTTCTGCATAGACATAATTACCTGCACTACATCTGTACAAGTCCTCAAAGGTGTCCACAGAGAACAGGTAAATTTCCAGTAAATCAGAGCAAGGTCATCAAATACACAATTTACAGTAATcaattaataatataaaatgaGGCAATCTCTCAGAAAGTTTAGGAGCCAAGCATATTTGTAATAATGAGCAAATTTGGGTTATCTTGTACCACCAATCCAAATTTATATACTGACATATAAATCATAAATATGCAAGAAGATACTTCTGAAAGGCTTCctcagcatttttctttaaagaatgCTCAGGAGAGtactggaaagagaaatgaaagtGGTGCCACCACCCCCTAAAGAAAACAACCTTTTATTAACAACAAACTGAGAAAGATTTCAACTTACATTCGCTTCTGCTTTAACACTCTCAACGCTTTCTGCTTTACTGTATTCTGAAAGACACAATAGTGTTGTATTAGATAAAATACCTGACTTTACATTTGATTATGCTGTTTAAACCTAACGCATTTGATTTAAGTTTTCCAAAAGACTCCTCAGTTACTAGTGCCGAGAGTTTAACAATAGTTACATTCAGCATTTGGCCTGCATTAACAATTAACAAAACAGGAGAGTACACAAAGCTTCTTATAGAAAATAAGCTTTCAGTTTCCAGCTTCTGATTTATGTTTTCAGTAAGGAGAATAAAATGTCTACAAACTTTGTCCACCACAACTATTTTCATTAACACATTTTAATGGTCAGCATAAAATAACACTGCAACAGGTACTTGAACAATACTGTTTATATCatatatgtttattttcaaattcattttATAGTGTAAGTTCATCCCCTTAAAAAATGAGTTGCCCTGCTCCCTTTAGGCATAGTGTGGAGCTTTTTATTTTGGATGACAAACAAAACAGCCTCTCTGCCAGACTTAATTCAGGTAGCAAGGAAGAAGGGAAACAAGTTACTTGTCGCGGAAGAATTACATTATACTctggaataaataaaaaccaatgAAAATACTGTTCAAAGATGTATgtctaataaaaataatccaGCAGGATCTTATCTCTCATCCATAGGGCAAGATGCAGTTTTAAGAACCTGATGAACTGGCTAAATCACATGACAAGGAGCGTGAGTCACATCCTCTCATGCTTAAATTCCACAAAAGGTTCTTACCTTTGCAGGTCCCTctctcattttcttcatttgatCCTTATACTTCACTAGTTCTGCATCAAGCCTAGCAATTTTCTTGTCAATTGACTCAGCTCTGCTATCCACCTTTATTACATGAgggggaaaacaaagaaaacaacattCATTAAGCTTTTATTTGGGTATGGGACAATAAAAAGCCTCCGTTCTGTTGTGTTTCTAACTGAATTGTTTCTTTACTCAGTGGTTTTATAAACAATATAGATTTTGTGAGAATCCAGACCCAGAATCAAGTGAAACAACTTCTAGAAGGAGCACAAGAAACAACACTCTGAGGCTGCAGGAAGCTCTGCTATTGTAACATGTTCTCCACATTTTGAGATGCTCCCTCGCAAACCCACTCAAGGCAGTTCTCCATTCCAGAACTTCTGGTAACACAAAGTGGCAGGGACTAAAGTGGAATGGAAAACTTCTAGGTGTACCCTGCTGGCATTCCACAGAGCTGCCATTTGGAATATATTTTAAGTCTTCACCATAAGAGGGTTAAAAACAACAATTACATAACCAAGCATGGGTACAGGTAGTCCTAACAGCATACACAAATTCATAAAAGgcctttttaaaatgaaattagtaGCCCAGCATTTCTctggaaacaagaaaataaagcttATTAACTTCTCATTCCAAGGAGACTCTCCAGGGATTAGATTATTATGGCATTCCAATTATAGCATAAGACAGATCAGTGCAAATCTACAACTCTGCCTGGCTAATGGTGTGGCTAAGCATGTACAAATATGTAAATTTTGATTTCAGTGTTTCAATGACCCTTTTAAAACCCTGCTCTATGACAGCAACATGCATTTGCCAGAGCCATCCTGAGCAAAACATCTGATATGAACATTCCACACA
It encodes the following:
- the CHMP5 gene encoding charged multivesicular body protein 5, with the translated sequence MNRFFGKAKPKAPPPSLTDCIGTVDSRAESIDKKIARLDAELVKYKDQMKKMREGPAKNTVKQKALRVLKQKRMYEQQRDNLSQQSFNMEQANYTIQALKDTKTTVDAMKLGVKEMKKAYKQVKIDQIEDIQDQLEDMMEEANEVQEALSRSYGTPEIDEDDLEAELDALGDELLADEDNSYLDEAASAPAIPEVTPTDTKNKDGVLVDEFGLPKIPAT